GCTCTTTATTTTCCATTCCTTTTCTCTTGATAGGAATGTCTTGCATGTCAATGCTTGTGTTTCTACTTTTGAATAGTAGTTCTTTGTCGACAAAAGTTGTAAAATAATCAGGATGTTCTATTTTAAAAATGTATTTTCCCTCACTCAAATTCTTTTGCATATAGAAATAGGAGTCGGGATGAACAGCTTTGTCGTTCCATATAAAGGTGCGACATGTATCTATTACTGTACTATCTGCTGATAGCAAAGTTAGTTTAACATTTGATATAGGGAGGTTTGTAAAAGAGTCTACAATACGACCATGAATAGTATAATTTCGTGTTGGGGAAAGTAATACTTTTTTTTGATAAGCTGATATTTGTTTTGGTAGTAATATTAATAAAGCAAGTAAGACAACTTGTGCCCATTTTAGGTTTTTCATATTCATATTTTTTATAAATGAAGAGTATGTTTGATTATTCTAATCACCCCTTTAGCCCAATTTACATTGGTCTAAAGAGTATGTGATATAATTGTTGCTATATTTTAAAAGAAATAGGAAGATTATATATAGCTTTTATTGTCTTATTTTTGGTGTTATCAGGTTTATCTTTTGACATTTTTTCTATTTCTTGTAAATCCTTCTGATTATATGAAGTGTCTTTTATATGCGTTACATTCAGGGACGAAACAGAACCTTTTGCGTCAACAGCAAAAGAGATATTATATATACGCACATTAGTACTATTTTTCTCTGGTAATTCTGAATCTTTTATGTCAACGTGAGAATCTTCGATTACATTACTCGGAGTAGTATTATTTATAGTTTTTTGTTCGATAATAGTATTTATTCTATCATGCGGCACCTTATGTACTTGTTTTTTGTCTTTCTTAATAGTATTTCCTTTTGAGGTCTTTGATGTGAAAATTAGTTTCTTTTGATGTACATTGTATGCTTTTGTATTAACAGGTACAATTACTTCATTATTTACAATTTTGTTTGATACTAATGAGTGCGCTACACTCTCAATATTTTTGACGACTAATAGTGTAGCTATTACTGGAATAAGAAGGGCATATTTTGCCTTTACTATTACTCTTGATCTACGTTTGTTCATCATTTTTATACGCTTTTTAAGAAGTAAAACATTGAAATTATTTAGAATAGTAGGTGTCTTTTTATGATAAGTCATCCCCAACAAGTGATACTGGTAACTTTTTTGATTACATCCTACTTGCACAACATGAAAATCTGCAAGGTATTCAAGATTGAGTCTGATTTCTTTTTTTAACAACCATGCAAAAGGATTGAACCAACATAAGATAGTAAATAATTCTGATAGCATTACATCTATGGAATGCTTCTGTTCTACATGACACTGTTCGTGAATTAATATCTCTTGTAGTTGTGATTCATACAGTACTTCTCGATTAACAAAAATCCACTGGAAGAAAGAAAAGGGGCTCCCATTCTTCTCGATAATGTGTATCTTAAGCCCTTTAATGATACTTATCTCTGTTTTTTTTGCTAATCTGTATATTCCAATGAGTTGAATTACAAAGCGTAGCAGAAAGATGCAAACACCACCCATATATATCCACAAAAGTACAGTATTCCATGACAGCACCATGGCTTTGGATGAAGGAGAAGGAGCTTCTGACAAGACTGTTTCAGCATATGTATTAGCCATATTTTGAGTAGCCTCACGAATACTAATCCAATTACTAAAATCAGCAAAAGGGACTAATAAAGCTATAAGGTATATATTCAACAACATAAATCTTCGCCAGCTAAAGAAAGTATCATTAGTAAACAATAGGCGATAAAAACCATACAAAAAGATGGTAATAATGTTTATTTCAACAAGGTATGAAAGCATAATCCAAATATTTTTTATACATTATCTTTAATACAGATAGCTATAATATCATAGTATTACTCTTTTCCTTTCTCTATTTCACGAATAATGTCTACCAAATCTTTAAACGATAGATCCTCCTCCTTGGCAAAGAAACATACCATCTCTTTAAATGAATCTTTGAAGTAGTCATGTACAAATCCTCTCATAAAACGATGTTTATACTCCTCTTCCTCTATGGCTGGTAAATAACTGTATGCAATGCCCTGCTTTTCTTGGGATATGTACCCTTTTTGTTTAAGATTCCTCATAACAGAAGCTACTGTGGTGTAGGGAGGTTTAGGTTCAGGGAGTTCCTTTAGAATCTCTGTTACCGTACATTTTTTTAGCTTCCATACTTTTTGCATAATTGCTTCTTCTTGAATAGATAATTTCTTCATATAAAATTTATAATGCTTTTTTGTTTTACTTTCAAAAATGTTGTTTGTTACTTAATAACATTCTGCAAAATTTCAAATGCGCTGTAAAGCTACTAAATTTTCGTAGATTACGATAACATTCTTCAGAAAAGAAAGCAAACTTGTCGTCCTTTTATGTTTATTTAACTAATTTGGTTTATAGAATTTATAAGATAGCAAACGCTGCTACAATCACTATTGTTTACTGCTACATGTTTTTGGGATACATGAATTACTGTCACTTCTGTCATGCGCATATTACTCTTAACTGGTTGATTTGTAGTGTGTTTACACGAAGTGTTAAAAGTGACAGCAAAGTAAAATAAAAATTATTATAGTAATATGGTTACATTTCCGTATGAAAAGAAAATGTCCTCATACAGTTCAAAAGTCATCTGTGGGATGTTTTAGGACTGACCCAGTTTTAGGACTGATGCCCAAAAAAAAGTTCTACTGAGCCGGGATCTACAATCTCGGGATGTTGCGTCAGCGGTTTGATGGTAATTGGTATAGAAAGCAAAAGAGTTGTAATCAAATGATTACAACTCTTTTGTGGGTAGTGATGGATTCGAACCACCGAAGCAAGAAGCAGCAGATTTACAGTCTGCCCCATTTGGCCACTCTGGAAACTACCCAAGGTGGTGGGCGTTGACGGATTCGAACCGCCGACCCTCTGCTTGTAAGGCAGATGCTCTAAACCAGCTGAGCTAAACGCCCTTACTTTTCGTAAGCGGTTGCAAAAGTAGTCATTTTATTTTAACTGTGCAAACTTTATCATGGTTTTTTCTCCTTTTTTCTATTATATGACAAAGAAATGTTCTTTTAGAGTAGGTGTGGTATGGTGATATAAATAAAAACTCCCTATGAGTAGCTTTATGACTCATAGGGAGTTGCTTATTTTAAAGTCGCTTTTAGCTTCTCACAAAGTTCAAGATGAAGAGAACTGCTAATACAACGAGTGTCCAGTTCAAATCCTTCCACTGACGTGTAAACGTCTTCATGAATACATATGCAATGATTCCTAAGCAAATACCATCAGCGATAGAATAGCAAAGCACCATTGTAATCATTGTGATGAAAGCAGGGAATGATTCTGTAATATCCTGAAGATTGATTTTCTTTACAGAGTCAATCATCAGTACACCTACCATAACTAAAGCTCCACTTGTTGCAGCACTTGGGATAAGTAGGAAGATAGGGGAGAGGAAGAGGGATACGATGAAGAAAAGACCTACTGTAAATGCTGTTACACCAGATCGACCACCTTCTGCAATACCGCTTGCGCTCTCAACGTATGTTGTCAGCGTTGAACTACCCAACATAGCACCACAAGTTGTACCGATAGCATCACTCATCATTGCTTCCTTAACGTGAGGGATGTTGCCATTTGGTTCAACTATACCTGTTTTATCAGCTAAGCCCATCAGAGTGCCGATAGTGTCAAAGATGTTTATTAAGAGTAGAGAGAATATTACCAATACAGTCTTAAGATTCAGAAGACCTGAAAAGTCAAACTTACAGAAGATAGGAGTTATGTCCTGTGGTGCAGAAACTGGTAGCCATCCATTAGGAAAAACCGTTACGCCCATTGGTATACCTATAATTGTTGTGATGATGATACCCCAGAACAAAGAGCCTTTGACGTTTCTTGCCATGAGCGCACCACTGAGTAAGATAGCAATAATACCAAGAATACAGGTAGGTGTGAAGGCTCCTAAGCCAACGAGGGTTGCATCGTTATTAACGATAATGTTTGCATTCTTCAGACCGATAAAAGCAATGAATATACCAATACCAGCTGATATGGCATAGCGTAAATTTGTCGGGATGGCATTGAGAATCATCTCTCGTACATTGAAAAAAGTAATTGCAATGAAGAGAACACCCTCAATGAGCATGATAGCAAGTGACTGCTGCCATGTAAACTTTAAAGATACGCAGAGTGTATAGGCAAAGAAGGCATTAAGACCCATAGATGGAGCTTGTGCAAAAGGAAGCTTTGCCATAAATGCTAACAACAATGTAGCTATAGCTGCTGCCAGTGCTGTACCAGTGAAGAGCGCTCCCTTGTCCATACCAGTACTTGCAAGGATACTTGGATTAACTGCTAAGATATAGCTCATAGTTAAGAATGTCGTTGCTCCAGCAATAATCTCAGTGCGGAGCTTCATCGACTTGGGGTTAAAGCCGAGGGCTTTTTCTAAGAAAGTCATCATTGTTTTAAGGTTTAAATACTCTTTAGTTTATATTGATGTTTTGTTTATCCAATCATCAAGAATCATTCTCGCTATTGATAAAGGCTCAGGAATGGTTGGTAGGTTGTCCTTTGTAAACCAGGCTCCTTTTGACAGTTCGCTTTGTTGTAGATGAATGTCCCCACCGTCATAATCGGCATTAAAACCTACCATCAGACCACAAGGATAGGGCCAAGGTTGTGAACCAAAGTATCGGATGTTCTTTATCTTGATTCCTGTTTCTTCTTCTACCTCACGGTGTACAGCTTCTTCGAGTGTTTCACCAGTCTCAACAAAGCCTGCTACCAGTCCATAGAAATCTGTTTTGAAGTTACGAGCATGTACCAAAAGGACTTCGTCGCCTCGGTGTACAAGAACGATGACTGCTGTTGCCAATTGTGGCCATACTTCTTTTCCACAGTTCGTACAACGCTTTGATATATCGGTGTGCATCTTCATCGGTGCACCACAAACGCCACAGAACTTAGTGTTATTATCCCAGTAAAGTAGTTCATGACACTTACCAGCCTTGAGATAAAGTTCCTTGGAAAGGTGGTAGAAGGATGGACGTAAGCCACACATCTCATACAGAGGATTGTCTGTAATTGGTTGGTCGATCATGACTGCCTTCACTTCTGTACCGTCTTCCATTGGTGTGACGTTCAGTACGTGTGTCCAAGGATGTAGTGTTACTGGAGCTTCTTCAGAAAGTGGAATGGTATAGCCTTTATCCACTTTCTCAAGCATAATATCTGTCTTACAGAAAACAAACCAGTATTTCTTCATTGGTCTCAGTATTAATCTTTTACCTGATTCTATTAACCCCTAAACTGTCTTTATGTTTATTGCTCTTAGGTTACTTTTCCTTCTGATTTGGTTATTCACCAAAGAGAAGTTTACGATCACGTGCAGCAGCAGGAACGGTCCATGTCTCTGGAATAAATTTCCAGTTATGGTTTGGCTGTGGATTCATCACACCAGCTTTCTTTATCTCTTCCATTAAATAATGGCGTTGGTCTTTTGGACTTTCCCAAATGATTCGACTCTTCAAAGAGTCACGTGGAATACCAGCACCCTTGGTTAATAACTCGCCACCACCATTAGCACGATAGCTATTAACTGCTACTGTATACCACTTATTCTCATCAAATGGTTCTCCATTACTCATGCGAAGGATATGTACCTTTTGTCCATCAGGTTTCGTAACATCGACTTCATAATCGATACCAGCTGCTGAATCAAAGTTGAATGAGAAGTTCTTGAAGCCAAGACGTTGTGCATCATTCTGTGTATTTGAGAGCAAAAGTAGATGATCTTCTGGGCTTTTCATTGTGTTACACCATAGGTCATAACTCATTTCAAGATGCTTACGAATCTCTTTACCAGTCAGACGCATGGTGCAGAGATTGTTCTCATATTTATAAAGATTGAACATATCAGCAACAGTGATAGGACCAGACTTGATAGATGCGTTGAATAATAAAGGTGCATTGAAAGCAATATCTGCCTTAGTAATCTCCAACTCCAAGTTGAGGATAAGGTCGTTGAAAGCAGAGTTGCCGAAATAACTATCTTTTGTATAGATAGTATTTTCAAATCTTCCAATTACCTGGTCGCTCCATGCTTTTACAGCATCAATCTCTGGTTGGAAGTGTTGAATGAAAGCTTCGTCAGCTTTGAGTTCTTTTACATCAACCAATTCACCCGTAGCTTTTGTTACGGTGTATTGACGCTTACCTTTGACAGTCTTAGGTCTAAGGGTTAATGTTGCTATCGCTACACGTTGTGCATTGTTAGCAGGGTCAAGGCAGATTACGTCTTTACCAACAATATTCTTTTCAATAGAACTATGTGGAGTATGGTCATGACCGAAGAAAACAATATCAAAACCAGGCATTTCCTTTGCTACTTTCTTCGAAGCATCTTCATCGTATTCAGGTGTCTTGATACCACCATCCCAGCCAGAATGGAACAAACCAACAATAACATCTGGCTTTTCTTTCGTCTTCACCTCAGCCATTGTTCGCTTGGCACAAGAGACCATTTCTTCAAAGCGTAGACCACTCCAGATACTCTCTTTCAACCAGTTAGGTATAGCAGGGGTGAGCATACCGATAACACAAACCTTAATACCATTCTTTTTCTTGATAGTATAATAAGGTAAGATATAAGGCTTATTAGTCTTTGTGTCGATAATATTTGCACCAAGGATAGGGAACTTCAGCTCCTTAAACCATTTGTCATAAACCTTATGTCCTGTTTCAATATCGTGGTTTCCAACCGTTGCTACGTCATATCCCATATAGTTAAGCACACTTGCAGCGATGTTAGTCTTCTCTGGTGCAACGTAATTATAATAGTAGGAGATAGGCTGACCTTGTAGGATATCGCCATTATCCAATAAATAGACATTGTCTTTCCCATCCTTCTTACGCAGCTCTTCTACTAATGTATAGACTCTTGCCATAGAACCGCTCTTAGGCTTTCGAGTGATGAAATCGTATGGAAAGAAGGAACCATGCACGTCAGTTGTTTCGATAAGTTTGATGGTAACATCCTTCTGTTGTGCCATAGTTGAAGAACTGAGTCCTAACATGATGGAAAGTAATATTGTTGAAAGTTTCATAATTTTATTTTTAATTCAACTGCAAAAGTACTAAATTATACGGAAAAAAACGAACTTGTTTTGTTATGTTTCAACGTCTCTTTTGATGGTTAGTTGAGTTGGGATAGTGTGTATGTCTTAAAGGGTAATATAGAATTGTTTGATAATGTGCTCTGTCGTATAAGAATGTGTAATTCATTTAAGGGGTCTTCAGCAATTTGGAGTGATACCTTTTGAGATTAGAACTCTGAAGAAACGTCACACAGAGAAATGGAGAGCACAGAGGATTGTTTATAACAAAGCTATTGTTGACACAGAGGCACCATTGGTGCGTGGAGAAACAGAGGATACTTGCGAGTTTTATTAATACTATTAATACTTTGGTCTACTTCATTACAAAGCAGTGGTTTCGCAAGATTTCTTAAAACGTTTATTACCAAAGTAATCAGCAACACATACACTACGGCTCTGTCGCTCTTTGTGCCTTCGGCACCTCCGTGATATTGTCTTTTATGCTTTCACCTCCGTGTTCTCCCCCTCTCTGTGTGACTTTTATATGTAGTAGGTTTACTTTATCACTCCAAATTCCTGAAGAACCATTTAAGGTGCATTGTAGGAAAATGTCAGGAGCACACGTCTTCTGTTGCTTTCATAAATAGTTGTTTTTATTTTTTTCTTGATTTGCTTTGATATTTTAATCTTTTTTGTTACTTTTGCGTCCGAATTAGAGATTAATCACGATGATACAAGCAATAAATTTTAATTTTAATAAGCGTAGCGCCTTACAAAACAAAGGTGTTCACCACGCTATTGCTGTATCTAATTCATTGATGGACGAGAGTAAGAAAGTTGAAAAAAAAATAGTAAATTATTTGGTAGTTCCAAATAATTTTATACTCTCTCTCTCTCTCTCTCTCTCTCTCTCTCTCTCTCTCTAGTAGAGCAGGCTTAACTAACTTTTTAATTCCTTTCGTACGCGCGCGAGGCTCGCCGTACAAACCCTGTAAACAAAGGACTTTTAGGAGTTTCCTTTGTTCTTTTTGGTGTTCTTATATAAACCAAAATATTGAGAAATTAAGAACGAGATAACAACTAATTTTATTTAATAAAAGCAATGGTAAAAAAAAGAAACATTTATTCTACACCTACGTGTAAGATTATCCAAATGGAGGCTTCTTGTTTTATTTGTAATAGTATAACACCTCATGGTAGCGCCTCCACAACTGTTTCATGGGGAACAGAAGAAGAACATGAAGGGGGAACCATATCTTTGGGTGATGAAACAACAATAGCTCCAAGCAAAAAATCTTTTTTTGGCGAGGAGAATGATTAACTAACTTACAAAAACTTTAATATGAGATCTTTATTAAATTTTAAATTATTTATTTCATGTCTGTTTGCAGTATGTTTGATGACTGCTTGCAATAATAGTGATGGACTTGGTGAGTCAGAGAACAAAAAGGTCAATGTCGTTGAGAAGATAAAGTTCAAAGTCAACTTTACAGACTACAACGAAGATGAAGAATTACAAGGAACGCGTAGCTCTTCATTGGTAGCAGGCGACACTTTGAATAAGCAAGTAGTGAATTTGGGAAATGGCTTACTAGCCCTTGTTACTATGCAAAAAGATTCTGTGCAAACAAGTCGTCACCCTGTTACACGGGCTCTCGATAATGAAACATATACCATGCTTGCTTATAAGAAT
The Prevotella melaninogenica DNA segment above includes these coding regions:
- a CDS encoding BlaI/MecI/CopY family transcriptional regulator; the encoded protein is MKKLSIQEEAIMQKVWKLKKCTVTEILKELPEPKPPYTTVASVMRNLKQKGYISQEKQGIAYSYLPAIEEEEYKHRFMRGFVHDYFKDSFKEMVCFFAKEEDLSFKDLVDIIREIEKGKE
- a CDS encoding bifunctional metallophosphatase/5'-nucleotidase, coding for MKLSTILLSIMLGLSSSTMAQQKDVTIKLIETTDVHGSFFPYDFITRKPKSGSMARVYTLVEELRKKDGKDNVYLLDNGDILQGQPISYYYNYVAPEKTNIAASVLNYMGYDVATVGNHDIETGHKVYDKWFKELKFPILGANIIDTKTNKPYILPYYTIKKKNGIKVCVIGMLTPAIPNWLKESIWSGLRFEEMVSCAKRTMAEVKTKEKPDVIVGLFHSGWDGGIKTPEYDEDASKKVAKEMPGFDIVFFGHDHTPHSSIEKNIVGKDVICLDPANNAQRVAIATLTLRPKTVKGKRQYTVTKATGELVDVKELKADEAFIQHFQPEIDAVKAWSDQVIGRFENTIYTKDSYFGNSAFNDLILNLELEITKADIAFNAPLLFNASIKSGPITVADMFNLYKYENNLCTMRLTGKEIRKHLEMSYDLWCNTMKSPEDHLLLLSNTQNDAQRLGFKNFSFNFDSAAGIDYEVDVTKPDGQKVHILRMSNGEPFDENKWYTVAVNSYRANGGGELLTKGAGIPRDSLKSRIIWESPKDQRHYLMEEIKKAGVMNPQPNHNWKFIPETWTVPAAARDRKLLFGE
- a CDS encoding M56 family metallopeptidase encodes the protein MLSYLVEINIITIFLYGFYRLLFTNDTFFSWRRFMLLNIYLIALLVPFADFSNWISIREATQNMANTYAETVLSEAPSPSSKAMVLSWNTVLLWIYMGGVCIFLLRFVIQLIGIYRLAKKTEISIIKGLKIHIIEKNGSPFSFFQWIFVNREVLYESQLQEILIHEQCHVEQKHSIDVMLSELFTILCWFNPFAWLLKKEIRLNLEYLADFHVVQVGCNQKSYQYHLLGMTYHKKTPTILNNFNVLLLKKRIKMMNKRRSRVIVKAKYALLIPVIATLLVVKNIESVAHSLVSNKIVNNEVIVPVNTKAYNVHQKKLIFTSKTSKGNTIKKDKKQVHKVPHDRINTIIEQKTINNTTPSNVIEDSHVDIKDSELPEKNSTNVRIYNISFAVDAKGSVSSLNVTHIKDTSYNQKDLQEIEKMSKDKPDNTKNKTIKAIYNLPISFKI
- a CDS encoding NCS2 family permease, with amino-acid sequence MTFLEKALGFNPKSMKLRTEIIAGATTFLTMSYILAVNPSILASTGMDKGALFTGTALAAAIATLLLAFMAKLPFAQAPSMGLNAFFAYTLCVSLKFTWQQSLAIMLIEGVLFIAITFFNVREMILNAIPTNLRYAISAGIGIFIAFIGLKNANIIVNNDATLVGLGAFTPTCILGIIAILLSGALMARNVKGSLFWGIIITTIIGIPMGVTVFPNGWLPVSAPQDITPIFCKFDFSGLLNLKTVLVIFSLLLINIFDTIGTLMGLADKTGIVEPNGNIPHVKEAMMSDAIGTTCGAMLGSSTLTTYVESASGIAEGGRSGVTAFTVGLFFIVSLFLSPIFLLIPSAATSGALVMVGVLMIDSVKKINLQDITESFPAFITMITMVLCYSIADGICLGIIAYVFMKTFTRQWKDLNWTLVVLAVLFILNFVRS
- the nudC gene encoding NAD(+) diphosphatase, with amino-acid sequence MKKYWFVFCKTDIMLEKVDKGYTIPLSEEAPVTLHPWTHVLNVTPMEDGTEVKAVMIDQPITDNPLYEMCGLRPSFYHLSKELYLKAGKCHELLYWDNNTKFCGVCGAPMKMHTDISKRCTNCGKEVWPQLATAVIVLVHRGDEVLLVHARNFKTDFYGLVAGFVETGETLEEAVHREVEEETGIKIKNIRYFGSQPWPYPCGLMVGFNADYDGGDIHLQQSELSKGAWFTKDNLPTIPEPLSIARMILDDWINKTSI